A genomic window from Bubalus bubalis isolate 160015118507 breed Murrah chromosome 11, NDDB_SH_1, whole genome shotgun sequence includes:
- the CHST14 gene encoding carbohydrate sulfotransferase 14, with amino-acid sequence MFPRPLTPLAAPNGAEPLGRALRRAPLGRARAGLGGPPLLLPSMLMFAVIVASSGLLLMIERGILAEMKPLPLHPPNREDAVWRGTVPRPGRLSLDAGDSDLQVRQDVRNRTLRAVCGQPGMPRDPWDLPVGQRRTLLRHILVSDRYRFLYCYVPKVACSNWKRVLKVLAGVLDNVDVRLKMDHRSDLVFLADLRPDEIRYRLQHYFKFLFVRDPLERLLSAYRNKFGEIREYQQRYGVEIVKRYRAGAGPSPAGDDVTFPEFLRYLADEDPERMNEHWMPVYHLCQPCAVRYDFVGSYERLEADANQVLEWVRAPPHVRFPARQAWYRPASPESLHYHLCSAPRALLQDVLPKYILDFSLFAYPLPNVTREACHQ; translated from the coding sequence ATGTTCCCCCGCCCGCTGACCCCGCTGGCGGCCCCAAATGGCGCCGAGCCCCTGGGCCGGGCGCTGAGGCGGGCGCCCCTGGGCAGGGCCCGGGCTGGGCTGGGCGGGCCGCCCCTCCTGCTGCCGTCCATGCTGATGTTCGCGGTGATCGTGGCTTCCAGCGGGCTGCTGCTCATGATCGAGCGGGGCATCCTGGCCGAGATGAAGCCCCTTCCCCTGCACCCTCCCAATCGCGAGGACGCGGTCTGGCGCGGGACAGTCCCCAGGCCTGGGAGGCTGTCCCTGGATGCGGGGGACTCGGACCTGCAGGTGAGGCAGGACGTCCGGAACCGGACCTTGCGGGCAGTGTGCGGACAACCGGGCATGCCCCGGGACCCCTGGGACTTGCCGGTGGGGCAGCGGCGCACCCTGCTGCGCCACATCCTCGTGAGTGACCGCTACCGCTTCCTCTACTGCTATGTGCCCAAGGTGGCCTGCTCCAACTGGAAGCGGGTTCTGAAGGTGCTGGCGGGAGTCCTGGACAACGTGGACGTCCGCCTCAAGATGGACCACCGCAGCGACCTGGTGTTCCTGGCCGACCTGCGGCCTGACGAGATTCGCTACCGCCTCCAGCACTACTTCAAGTTCCTGTTTGTGCGGGACCCCTTGGAGCGTCTTCTCTCTGCTTACCGCAACAAGTTTGGCGAGATCCGAGAGTACCAGCAGCGCTACGGAGTTGAGATCGTGAAGCGGTACAGGGCTGGAGCGGGGCCCAGCCCTGCGGGGGACGATGtcaccttccctgagttcctgaGATACCTGGCGGATGAGGACCCCGAGCGCATGAACGAGCATTGGATGCCCGTGTACCACCTGTGCCAGCCTTGTGCGGTGCGCTATGACTTTGTGGGCTCCTATGAGCGGCTGGAGGCAGATGCCAACCAGGTGCTGGAGTGGGTGCGGGCACCGCCCCATGTCCGATTCCCAGCTCGCCAGGCCTGGTACAGGCCAGCCAGCCCCGAAAGCCTGCACTACCACCTGTGCAGTGCCCCACGGGCCCTGCTGCAGGACGTCCTGCCCAAGTATATCCTGGACTTCTCCCTCTTCGCCTACCCACTGCCTAATGTCACCAGGGAGGCCTGTCACCAGTGA